GGCCTGGAAGTTTTCCCCCATTGTGCTAATGAAACTAAGGCTGAGGGAAAACTGGGTTGAAATCACAGGACTTTACAATTTAAGATTAAATTGAAAAGGTAGAAACGTACAATTTCTCGTGAGTTCTGTGCTTACTGAACTAAAATGTACCCTTTTCAGAAAGCCAGCTCACTCTGCTCTGCTGTTTGTTTCAGAGGAGTTGAAGCCAAACAGCCAAATTCAGCCATCAGGAAGTGTGTCAGGGTGCAGCTGATCAAGAACGGCAAAAAAATCACAGCCTTTGTGCCCAATGATGGTTGCTTGAATTTCATTGAGGTGAGTCTGTTGTGGCTTCTGTTCTTGGAAtggtttccttagtttttattttacaaatgggtATTTTTAGTGATTGCCACCGACACCAGAAGTAAACTGTTGATTTTATTCCAGGAAAACGACGAAGTTCTGGTTGCCGGATTTGGTCGCAAAGGTCATGCTGTTGGTGACATTCCTGGAGTCCGCTTTAAGGTTGTCAAAGTAGCCAATGTCTCTCTTTTGGCCTTATAcaaaggcaagaaggaaagacCAAGGTCATAAGTTTGGATGGTGAAAGCGTGGTAGTAATAAATTTTCATATGCCAAAATTAtgttctttgtcttatttttcttcaccACAGAAATGCGTTGTGTACTTGACCAATTTTAGGAGATTGGGAGAACAGAGTTAATTCAGGATTCTCTAGAGTAAATGGGATTTATAACCTAGGACAAagttttcccttaaaaataagtaaatctggaatgaataaatgtacGGTATTCCTGGGTAGAGGGCTGCAATCATCTTGGGAGCCTTTGGAGATGTACATTTTTGTATCCATCTCCCTTGGGAGCCAGTATCATAAATACCACCCTCAGGTTGCTCCCTGCTCTGATGTTTGAGTGAAAGAATCAGTGTTGCCGTTCTAGCCAGAGTCAAAGTAATGGGAGAGATTGAGTAGAAAATGTCAGGATGACTTGTGTTTTGATAATTCTTAAAACTGGGTGTTGGGTACACGGGGGTTCATCGTCCACAAATTTTGTTGCAAAACTTAGACAGGAAAGAAAAGGTAAGTCTGGTATAAAATGAGACTTCTTATTCTTAGCCGCCTCCTCTAAATCTGCGGTCTGAGAAGCTGCTCTTGATTGTGTTAGTAAGTATAATTTGCTCTGATCAAAGCCTAGTCCTAGGTTATCTTTAGGATCTTTGGAAAGTAGAATTCTTTGGCTTCCCATTTCCCACAGGGTCATGATTAGGCTCCTTACCGTGGCACAGGAGACCCCGAGTCCCATCTGgtccctgccttctccagcctTAGACTGCCATTCTCTTGCTCCCCATGCTCCAGCAAGACTGGCCACAGTGCATCCTCCATCCAGCTTCCCCGCTTCCATTCCCCATGTTTAGAGGGCCTTGCTTGTCACCTCGTGCTCCTCCCGTCAGACCTCACCGATCCCAAACTCCCTGCACACTTGCTGCAAGTGATTGTGTGACTTTCCACAAGAGTGGAGACACTGGCTGTTTGATGCTTTCAGATGGTTCTAACTCACCCGCCCTCTGCAGAGATGACTGGGCCTGAacaggaagaggccaggagggccgCATGGCTTGCAGGGGAGGGTTCAGACCTCTGCCAAACCTATAAAGGCCAACATGCCCAGAAGGTGTTGGGACACCCTGCACCAAAGATCTGCACTTGTCTCCTGGGTGTATCTGGGACACCTGTCATCCTATGGCCGAGCGACAGATTGACCCATAAATCCACCTCAAGTGCTTGAAACCCAAGAGTTTGAAACTGATCTccattccttctgcctcctgTGCATTCCTCCTACCCTGCCCCCTACTCCCCTGACACCTGGTGACTTAACACCCATTCATTTGTAGATCCAGCGTGGAGTGTGCGCTTGTCACTGTTGTGCCTAGAGTGAGGAATGAGGCACTCAAttagggtgcaaaatttaagcAAAATCCCAGGAGCTGTTTTGTAGATAACAGAAAAACTAATTCTTATGTATAGAAAGGCAAAACAACTAGAATAGCTCAAACAATATTGAAGGTGAAGAAAGAGGAATCACAAAACCTGGTTTTAAGGCTGAAGTtgtagctacagtaatcaagatggtgtgatagaggagggaaagacagatcaatgaaattgagtctataaatagacatacagatatgaccaactgatttttgacaaagatacaAAAGCAACTCAAGGAAAGCTGGTCTTTACAATAAATACTGTGCACTTCCACTggcaaaaatgaacctcaacctaaGCTTACACCTTACCTAATCtcataccttatacaaaaattaactcaaaatgggtcatagaaTGTAAAAGGGAAAGCTGTAAGATTTGTAGAAGAAAACAACATCTGCATGAGGTAGGTGAAGAGTCCTTCGATTCTTCACTAAAACCAtgttctatgaaagaaaaaatggataaattgcaCTTCATCCAAATTAACTTTTGCTCTGAGAAGATctcattaagagaataaaaagacaaaccacagactgggagaaaatatttgcaaatccacACACCCAACAAAgcacttgtatccaaaatatataaagaactgtcaAAACTCAGAAGTCAGAAACGAAAAAATCccattacaaaatgggcaaatgaacaggggctggccctgtggccaagtggttaagttcgcgtgctctgctgcaggcggcccagtgtttcgttggttcggatcctgggcacggacatggcactgctcatcaaaccatgctgaggcagcgtcccgcatgccacaactagaaggacccacaacgaagcatatacaacgatgtactgcggggctttggggaggaaaaggaaaaaaataaaatctttaagtaaaaaatgggcaaatgaacAGACTTTGCCTGAGAGATGACAAGAAAGCGCGTGAAAAGATGATCACCGTCATTAGCCgttaggaaaatacaaatgaaaatcacaatgagatatcactataccCCCATCggaaaggctaaaattaaaaatacaataccaagTACTCGTGAGGCTGGAGCAACTATACCTCATAAATTggtggtgggaatataaaatggtagcCACCCAGAAaaagcttggcagtttcttatagagttaaacatatacttaccatgtgatccagcaattgcattcctGGGTAGTTATCATACAGAAATGAAAGGTATGcccacataaaaacctgtacacacgtgttcatggcagctttatttgttAGCCAAGAACTACCTAAATGTCCTTCAGGGGACAAACAGATAAACTGGTACATCCgtaaataaatattagccataaaaagaaactATTGTTATGTACAACAACTTCTATGGATCTcaatggcattatgctaagtacaaaaagccagtctcaaaaggttacatacatcctgtatgatttcatttacataacaCCCTTGAAATGACAATTACAGCaatggagaagagattagtggttgccagagattaAGGTTTGAGGTAGAGTCTTAATAATAAAAGGGTAGCACGCGGGAGTTTCACGGtggtgatggaaaagttctgtgtcctgattgtggtggtgttTACACAAATCAATACTTGTGACAGAATTTCATAGTGCCATATACCAAAAAAAGGCGCATATAAAAATTGGTTAAATACAAGTAAGGTCTGTAGTTCAGTTAATAGtgttgtaccaatgtcaatttcctagtTTTGAAAATATACTCTGGTTATGAAAGATGTTATTTGGGAATGCTGGGTGAAGGTTTATGTGCAAACTatatactatttttgcaacttctcatgagtcaaattatttataaattaaaaagttaaaaattgtgAATGGGTAGTTTAATTTGTGTTACCTCTTATATTTGCCTAGCAAAAcccaaacaaatcagaaatggTTAGAGCAGAAAAAATCTGGAGATCCCTTAGTCCTGTGTTTCTGAAATCTGGGGACTGTCAGAATTCCCTAAGGCGTCTGTTAGACTACAGATACTCCCGACCTTTGGGAAACAGTCTTCAGGGTATTTCAGTAGCAATCTGTCTGCTGACAAGCTCTCACGCGGTCCTTACATAGCCACCCCAGTGCTTCTCCCACTTACTAACCTTGTCCAGCCACCTCATCTTACAAGTCAGAGGCCCAAAACTACTTCttggggccgaccccatggccgagtggttaagttcatgcgctccactttggcggcccagggtttcgctggttcggatcctgggcgtggacatggcaccattcatcaagccacgttgaggcagcatcccacatgccacaactagaaggacccacaactagaatatacaactatgtactggggggattcagggagaaaaagcagaaaaataaaagattggcaacagttgttagctgaggtgccaatctttaaaaaaaaaaagctagttcTTAAGTATTTTAGAAATAGTTTGCCCAAGCAGTTGGCACAGCTGAAATCCGAAAAACAGTCTGTCCTCTAAATGAAACTGTTCCTGTCAGATTTACCCCATTGCCGAACAGTAAACACTGCTTTACAGGTAGTGACTTAGCCAGTTCCGGCATAAATGCACGTGGGTATTTTATTAAGAGCTTTTGTTTTGTGCCGTTTGAAGGGAAAAGGGGTAGTATTACACGATCAGTACGTTTCTGTGTGTTTATATGGAAATAGTGAAACACTAGTTAGTGATATTCTGACAAAAATCTAAACTTCATGAAGGAAACACAATGCCTCAAATATGTGgagtttttcccttttattgtttGGTAGAGCTCAGACAGACAGTTCCTAGTGGATAACTAGACCAATTTGTGTATCTTTGTATATATGAATTTCCTGAGTTTCACCCTAGGCTTTGGTCATAATGGTCATGCTCTGGATAACACCCCTGGAGTCTGTTTCAAGGTTGTCAGAGTAGCTCACATTTCTTTATTGGCTTTGTACCGAGTTGGGAAAAGAGACCAAGATCATAAATTGCCATATTACGATAAATTTTTCGCTAACAGCTACTTGTCCAaccttttttttaacctgtgaAATCCATTTAAATGGATCATCCAAGTCTTAACTCACATTTCTTACGGCACTGTAGTTAGGGGATTGCCTTCGCACGTTGTACTGAGCATTCTTAGTTTCTAGCACAGTTTCTGTCCATATTATTTGGTAAAGTGATGTTATGTTTGTTAGTAggtgagggaaagaaatgaatttttaaaacttattgtcATGGTAACGTCACCACAGGAGTTTTAGGCAAAGCATTGAAACATTTAACAATTGAATGTTTTTAAGCATAAATTGTCTCATCGGAGAAAATCACTTTTAGAGTGACACATGTGAAGGGACTCATGAGTGACAAATAGCCAGTATTTccaaatatgcacacacacagtcgCCACCTCATTCAGACTGTCACGCCTTCAATATGCGCTGTGTATCTTCAGAAGGAGGGAGCCGCTCACGCCGCCCTCAGAACTTCAGTCAGGCTGTGAGCCCCGGAAGTCCCTTCCTTTAAGCACTCTGCTTCCCGGAGGACCCGAAGCTTTCCAACAGCAGCTCTGGTGCTGAGGACGGAGAGGAGGGAATCGGGGCCCCAGATCGCCCTTCGCCTCCATCCGCGGGTCCTTACCGGTGATCCTGTTGATTATCTGTGGGAATAAGTTATTGACATGAATTCTCTAATCTACTCCCAGTgtagaaatttttgtttgtttttttaagtctaGCTTTCTAAAACCTTTTTCACTGTGGTTAATTAGAAACAGAACAAGGGGTCATGTTACCTGGCTGGGTTAAAAGTGTGGGGTATACTGAACATACCGAATTTTCAAATAAGTGTAGATGCTAATGAGTACATTATAATGCTTCCTTACCTCTTTTGGCAACCAGCTAACGTTTATATCTGTACACTAGTGGGCAGAGTGAGCCACATTTTAAATAGGGTTTCATTTCAATCACAGCTGAGAACAGTTGGGGGAAATGTTACttgttgaaacttgttttgtCCATTAACACCTGCTTTGGAAACTGACACGAAATAGATTGTTTTATCATATCTTTTTCTCTCAACAGCTTTGTGAGTTTCTTTATCGAGTTTATaagaagatatattttttctatatagcTTTACAGCTTCAGGTGCTCTGCTTGTGTGTGTTTGCAGGTAAGTTGGACCACTTTCCCCCGGTGCTTAGCTTCCCAATAGGTTCCAAGTATTGCCTTAGAATTTTAATTCCAGCATGCAGTAGTTGAT
This region of Equus quagga isolate Etosha38 chromosome 7, UCLA_HA_Equagga_1.0, whole genome shotgun sequence genomic DNA includes:
- the RPS23 gene encoding 40S ribosomal protein S23 codes for the protein MGKCRGLRTARKLRSHRRDQKWHDKQYKKAHLGTALKANPFGGASHAKGIVLEKVGVEAKQPNSAIRKCVRVQLIKNGKKITAFVPNDGCLNFIEENDEVLVAGFGRKGHAVGDIPGVRFKVVKVANVSLLALYKGKKERPRS